From a single Microbacterium murale genomic region:
- a CDS encoding Gfo/Idh/MocA family protein, with protein sequence MTTAITDRPVRLGAIGAGWWATSNHFPLFAARDDVDLVGVCGRGPGLDAVREKFGFTFATEDATALLDADIDAVVISTPHDLHHPLAAQALERGLHVLCEKPMTLHADQAWDLAARAEQADTVFLVPYGWNYKPFTVAAKRMLEAGDIGEIQYALCHMASPTRGLFGTDPTHMLERWNSDTAPDPSTWSSPEHGGGYAHGQLTHSSALLFWLTGLRAASVAGRVINAGAPVDLFDAGVIRFDNGAVGSLSGAATLADGDKYQVDIRLFGTEGVLMIDVERERVSLSRYDGRREERAIAPGEGDYECLVPPARFIELITGASRENNSDVTVAARSVELIDALLRSSAAGGADTAV encoded by the coding sequence ATGACGACCGCGATCACGGATCGGCCAGTGCGCCTCGGCGCGATCGGCGCCGGGTGGTGGGCCACCAGCAACCACTTCCCCTTGTTCGCCGCGCGGGACGACGTAGACCTCGTCGGCGTCTGCGGCAGAGGTCCGGGGCTGGATGCGGTGCGTGAGAAGTTCGGATTCACGTTCGCCACGGAGGACGCGACCGCGCTGCTGGACGCCGACATCGACGCGGTGGTGATCTCCACCCCGCACGATCTGCACCACCCGCTCGCCGCGCAGGCGCTCGAGCGCGGGTTGCACGTGCTGTGCGAGAAGCCGATGACGCTGCACGCCGACCAGGCTTGGGACCTCGCCGCTCGCGCAGAGCAGGCGGACACGGTCTTCCTCGTCCCCTACGGGTGGAACTACAAACCGTTCACCGTGGCGGCGAAGCGGATGCTGGAGGCCGGCGACATCGGCGAGATCCAGTACGCCCTGTGTCACATGGCCTCGCCCACCAGGGGGCTGTTCGGCACCGACCCGACGCACATGCTGGAGCGCTGGAACTCCGACACCGCGCCGGACCCGAGCACCTGGTCGAGCCCGGAGCACGGCGGAGGCTACGCGCACGGACAGCTCACGCATTCCTCCGCCTTGCTGTTCTGGCTGACCGGTCTGCGCGCTGCGTCTGTCGCCGGACGAGTCATCAACGCCGGCGCTCCCGTCGACCTGTTCGACGCCGGTGTTATACGTTTCGACAACGGTGCTGTCGGCTCGCTCTCTGGTGCGGCGACGCTCGCGGACGGCGACAAGTACCAGGTCGACATCCGGCTGTTCGGCACGGAAGGCGTGCTGATGATCGACGTGGAGCGGGAACGGGTGAGCCTCAGTCGTTACGACGGCCGCCGAGAAGAACGCGCCATCGCACCCGGCGAGGGAGACTACGAATGCCTCGTGCCGCCGGCCCGCTTCATCGAGCTGATCACCGGCGCCAGCCGCGAGAACAACTCGGACGTCACGGTGGCCGCCCGCTCCGTCGAGCTCATCGACGCCCTGCTGCGCTCGTCGGCAGCCGGCGGCGCCGACACTGCCGTCTGA
- a CDS encoding CaiB/BaiF CoA transferase family protein, which translates to MTDPSSRGILDGYRVIDCSIAMAGPFAAQRLGDLGADVIKVEPTAGEWQRFAAAGGAKGNEINVSFLSLNRNKRSLAVDLKTDGGREVVRELIVGADVFLQNYRPGVAARLGLDYETLSAINPSLVYVSMSGYGEDGPYRDRPGQDLLLQAMSGAMLSAGREGEPPTPAGQYLADAVTASTAFEGVLAALLHRERTGEGQLVTVNMLDALTTLQMQELSVYTVGGVQQQRGKEPNAHVYIRAPYGIFATADGYLALGFADLEKLGEVLDEPSFAGMDPEVHGWTHRDELYATVGRHLREKSTQHWLDTLLPAGMWVGPVYGYADLVNDPQIIHNGTFVEYDHPTEGRIKTPGFPYKFAKTPARIDRGAPTVGEHTSEILAELGVEAERVRALLDAGVIVQGGAPVTA; encoded by the coding sequence ATGACTGACCCGTCCTCCCGCGGCATCCTCGACGGCTACCGCGTCATCGACTGCTCGATCGCGATGGCCGGCCCGTTCGCGGCCCAGCGACTCGGCGACCTCGGCGCCGACGTCATCAAGGTCGAGCCGACCGCCGGCGAATGGCAGCGGTTCGCCGCAGCCGGAGGTGCCAAGGGCAATGAGATCAACGTCTCGTTCCTCTCCCTGAATCGCAACAAGCGCTCTCTCGCGGTCGATCTGAAGACAGACGGTGGACGAGAGGTCGTGCGCGAACTCATCGTCGGCGCCGATGTGTTCCTGCAGAACTACCGTCCGGGCGTCGCGGCACGCCTCGGCCTCGACTACGAGACGCTGTCGGCGATCAATCCGTCGCTGGTCTACGTGTCGATGTCCGGGTACGGCGAAGACGGCCCGTACCGCGATCGGCCGGGCCAGGACCTCCTGCTGCAGGCGATGAGCGGAGCGATGCTCTCCGCCGGGCGTGAGGGCGAGCCGCCAACGCCCGCAGGCCAGTACCTCGCGGACGCTGTGACCGCGTCGACCGCCTTCGAAGGAGTGCTCGCCGCGCTCCTTCATCGAGAGCGCACCGGCGAAGGACAGCTCGTGACGGTCAACATGCTCGATGCGCTCACCACGCTTCAGATGCAGGAGCTGAGCGTCTACACGGTCGGCGGGGTTCAGCAGCAGCGCGGGAAGGAACCGAACGCGCACGTCTACATCCGTGCCCCGTACGGCATCTTCGCGACGGCGGACGGCTATCTCGCGCTCGGCTTCGCTGACCTCGAGAAGCTCGGGGAAGTGCTCGACGAGCCGAGTTTCGCGGGGATGGATCCCGAAGTGCACGGCTGGACGCACCGCGACGAGCTTTACGCCACGGTGGGGCGCCATCTGCGGGAGAAGTCGACGCAGCACTGGCTGGACACACTGCTGCCCGCGGGCATGTGGGTCGGACCCGTCTACGGCTACGCTGACCTCGTGAACGATCCGCAGATCATCCACAACGGCACATTCGTCGAGTACGACCACCCCACTGAAGGGCGCATCAAGACTCCGGGGTTCCCGTACAAGTTCGCCAAGACTCCGGCGCGGATCGATCGGGGCGCACCGACGGTCGGCGAGCACACCAGCGAGATCCTCGCGGAGCTCGGCGTCGAAGCGGAGCGCGTTCGCGCGCTGCTGGACGCCGGCGTCATCGTCCAGGGCGGCGCCCCGGTGACGGCGTGA
- a CDS encoding enoyl-CoA hydratase/isomerase family protein, with protein sequence MTVTSDTAQIAVETEGHVATVRLNRPEKLNAVTQSMSDALVRIVRALNDDAEIRAVVYTGTGRAFSAGSDISTLDQYATPWEFRNRRDYCDALRELRKPVIAAVNGYAFGGGLEASLTCDIRLAADSASFAAPEIKLGWIGGGGMSVLLANSIGASNAALMLMSGDAIDAQRALAWGLVSEVVPADGLLARAQELAATIASRPPIAAETAKANLRAAWNLPQDQAIAYEREMQGITFATADAAEGRAAFAQKRPGLFQGR encoded by the coding sequence ATGACCGTCACATCCGACACAGCGCAGATCGCCGTCGAGACGGAAGGGCATGTGGCGACCGTGCGATTGAACCGCCCGGAGAAGCTCAACGCCGTCACGCAGTCGATGAGCGATGCACTGGTGCGTATCGTCCGCGCGCTCAACGACGATGCCGAGATCCGCGCCGTCGTCTACACCGGCACCGGTCGTGCGTTCAGCGCAGGCAGTGACATCTCCACCCTCGACCAGTACGCGACGCCGTGGGAGTTCCGCAATCGTCGTGATTACTGCGATGCGCTGCGCGAGCTGCGCAAGCCGGTGATCGCCGCGGTCAACGGTTACGCCTTCGGCGGCGGGTTGGAAGCGTCGCTCACCTGCGACATCCGTCTCGCTGCAGACAGCGCGAGTTTCGCGGCACCCGAGATCAAGCTCGGCTGGATCGGCGGCGGAGGCATGTCGGTGCTGCTGGCGAACTCCATCGGCGCGAGCAACGCGGCGCTCATGCTGATGAGCGGCGACGCGATAGATGCGCAGCGTGCGCTCGCATGGGGGCTCGTCAGCGAGGTCGTCCCCGCCGATGGGCTGCTCGCCCGCGCGCAGGAGCTCGCCGCGACCATCGCCTCGCGGCCACCGATCGCCGCAGAGACGGCGAAGGCGAATCTGCGCGCCGCATGGAACCTGCCCCAGGACCAGGCGATCGCCTATGAGCGTGAGATGCAGGGCATCACGTTCGCCACCGCCGATGCCGCCGAAGGTCGGGCCGCCTTCGCGCAGAAGCGCCCCGGCCTCTTCCAGGGACGCTGA
- a CDS encoding fumarylacetoacetate hydrolase family protein, producing MTENWTGDASGILPDDAVGALLIGRVQLPEGPAVAVLRDGVLYDVSATFPTMRDLTETSRPASAIRDATGSVIAPLADVWANTAPDARDAGQPWLLSPIDLQVVKASGVTFPVSMLERIIEERARGEAESADGIRATILDALGGDVRDLVPGSAEATRLKEVLIEEGLWSQYLEVGIGPDAEIFTKAPVLATVGGGVDVGVLKESKWNNPEPEIVLVVTSAGDIIGATLGNDVNLRDIEGRSALLLGRAKDNNASAAVGPFIRLFDDGFTLDDIRTETVTLAVEGADGFRMQASSHMEQISRDPADLARQASGAHHAYPDGFVLYLGTMFAPTEDRDEAGHGFTHHVGDVVRISSPALGSLVNRVQHSEELTPWEFGIGALIKNLAARGLIGGDRA from the coding sequence ATGACCGAGAACTGGACCGGAGATGCCAGCGGCATCCTTCCCGATGACGCCGTCGGCGCTCTGCTGATCGGCCGCGTGCAGCTGCCCGAGGGACCAGCCGTCGCGGTGCTGCGCGATGGCGTGCTGTACGACGTGTCCGCGACATTCCCGACGATGCGCGACCTCACCGAGACCTCCCGGCCCGCATCGGCGATCCGCGACGCTACGGGCTCGGTGATCGCCCCGCTGGCGGATGTCTGGGCGAACACCGCTCCCGACGCCCGCGACGCCGGGCAGCCCTGGCTGCTCTCGCCGATCGACCTGCAGGTGGTCAAGGCCTCCGGCGTCACCTTCCCGGTCTCGATGCTGGAGCGCATCATCGAGGAGCGCGCGCGCGGAGAGGCCGAGTCCGCCGACGGCATCCGAGCCACGATCCTCGATGCGCTGGGTGGCGACGTTCGCGATCTCGTTCCTGGGTCCGCCGAGGCGACCAGGCTCAAGGAGGTGCTCATCGAGGAGGGGCTGTGGAGCCAGTACCTCGAAGTCGGCATCGGCCCCGATGCCGAGATCTTCACCAAGGCACCAGTGCTCGCCACCGTCGGCGGGGGAGTCGACGTCGGTGTCCTCAAGGAATCGAAGTGGAACAATCCTGAGCCCGAGATCGTGCTCGTGGTGACCTCCGCCGGCGACATCATCGGTGCGACGCTCGGCAACGATGTGAACCTGCGTGACATCGAGGGCCGCTCGGCGCTGCTGCTCGGCCGCGCGAAGGACAACAATGCCTCGGCTGCCGTCGGTCCGTTCATCCGGCTCTTCGACGACGGGTTCACCCTCGATGACATCCGCACCGAGACGGTGACGCTCGCCGTCGAAGGGGCCGATGGCTTTCGCATGCAGGCCAGCTCGCACATGGAGCAGATCAGTCGTGACCCCGCCGACCTCGCACGTCAGGCGAGCGGTGCGCATCACGCTTACCCCGACGGCTTCGTGCTGTACCTGGGCACGATGTTCGCTCCGACCGAAGACCGAGACGAGGCAGGGCACGGCTTCACGCATCACGTCGGCGATGTCGTGCGGATCTCGTCGCCTGCGCTGGGTTCCCTCGTCAACAGGGTCCAGCACAGCGAGGAACTGACACCATGGGAGTTCGGCATCGGCGCACTCATCAAGAACCTGGCCGCTCGAGGACTCATCGGAGGAGACCGCGCATGA
- a CDS encoding aldehyde dehydrogenase (NADP(+)) translates to MTTLNTTDPRTATTSATELTATSAVEVAEITARAADAFGFLRRQSRAWRAGLLRALADGLEEDRETLVDAALSETGLAAARLNGELSRSAFQFRLFAEAVDDGGYLEAIIDHAGETPLGAGPDVRRMLVPIGPVAVFGASNFPFAFSVVGGDTASAVAAGNPVVVKAHSSHLLTSQRSHESLTRAAAAFGAPDGLFGIVYGQQAGAALVADPRITAVGFTGSLSTGKILQSIIDERETPIPFYGELSSVNPLIVTPGAVSARTDAIGEGLFVSVTGSAGQLCTKPGIAFVPTGEQGDRLVADIVARAEAAAAQTLLNSRIHGAFDEIRTRLIAQGGARSLVAPAAGEEGFSLTPAVLEIDAADVTAEATEEAFGPLVLLVRYAERDEVRQALQAVPHSLTATIHSEPEETELRGAFTEAVEDLVGRIVYNGYPTGVRVSWSMNHGGPWPATNTQHTSVGVTAIRRFLRPLAWQDAPVEVLPAELRDGRVDVPRRVDGVLELASAD, encoded by the coding sequence ATGACAACTCTGAACACCACCGACCCGCGTACCGCGACAACGAGCGCCACCGAACTCACTGCGACGAGTGCGGTCGAGGTCGCCGAGATCACTGCTCGTGCCGCGGACGCCTTCGGCTTCCTGCGGCGGCAATCGCGTGCGTGGCGAGCCGGGCTGCTGCGAGCGCTCGCCGACGGCCTGGAAGAGGATCGCGAGACGCTCGTGGATGCCGCGCTGAGCGAAACCGGGCTTGCGGCTGCACGACTGAACGGTGAACTCAGTCGCAGCGCGTTCCAGTTCCGCCTGTTCGCCGAGGCCGTCGACGACGGCGGCTATCTCGAGGCGATCATCGACCATGCCGGGGAGACACCCCTCGGCGCCGGACCGGACGTGCGACGGATGCTGGTGCCGATCGGGCCGGTCGCCGTCTTCGGCGCGAGCAACTTCCCGTTCGCGTTCTCGGTCGTCGGAGGTGACACGGCATCCGCCGTCGCGGCCGGGAACCCGGTGGTCGTGAAGGCTCACAGCTCGCACTTGCTCACGTCGCAGCGCTCCCACGAATCGCTCACCCGCGCGGCCGCAGCTTTCGGTGCGCCGGACGGGCTGTTCGGGATCGTCTACGGCCAGCAGGCAGGCGCCGCACTCGTCGCCGACCCGCGCATCACGGCCGTCGGCTTCACGGGTTCGCTCTCCACCGGGAAGATCCTTCAGAGCATCATCGATGAGCGTGAGACGCCGATCCCGTTCTACGGCGAGCTGTCGAGCGTGAACCCTCTCATCGTGACCCCCGGCGCTGTATCCGCACGCACCGACGCGATCGGCGAAGGCCTGTTCGTGTCGGTGACCGGATCCGCCGGGCAGCTGTGCACCAAGCCGGGCATCGCCTTCGTGCCCACCGGAGAGCAGGGGGATCGGCTGGTCGCCGACATCGTCGCCAGGGCAGAGGCGGCCGCAGCGCAGACACTGCTGAACTCGCGCATCCACGGCGCATTCGACGAGATCCGTACGCGGCTCATCGCGCAGGGAGGAGCGCGCAGTCTCGTCGCGCCTGCCGCCGGTGAAGAGGGCTTCTCGCTCACACCGGCCGTGCTCGAGATCGACGCCGCCGACGTCACGGCCGAGGCGACGGAGGAAGCGTTCGGACCCCTTGTCCTGCTGGTGCGCTACGCGGAGCGCGACGAGGTGCGTCAGGCTCTGCAGGCGGTGCCGCACTCGCTGACCGCGACGATCCACAGCGAGCCGGAGGAGACCGAGCTGCGGGGTGCGTTCACCGAAGCGGTCGAGGACCTGGTCGGCCGTATCGTCTACAACGGCTATCCGACCGGCGTCCGGGTCTCATGGTCGATGAACCATGGCGGCCCATGGCCGGCGACCAACACTCAGCACACCTCGGTGGGTGTGACGGCGATCCGCCGTTTCCTCCGTCCGCTGGCATGGCAGGATGCGCCGGTCGAGGTGCTGCCGGCGGAATTGCGCGACGGTCGGGTGGATGTTCCGCGCCGCGTCGACGGCGTGCTGGAGCTCGCGTCCGCAGACTGA
- a CDS encoding M15 family metallopeptidase, whose product MSGAHHPRHASRPSRVLTIALPVGLAVTAIGALWAIADRPAEADTALPPVPVVAMQLPGVEVGGVVAADPCADPVVTDALAAGDDEATIVAFGGGVAFRDAVVAGNAPCITLSDPARTWLVVNKTRPLAPLDFEPSGLDTVDLVSTTSSDRLRTDARNGLSALARAADVSGAGSIGINNGYRSYDLQISTYSGFVAAEGVQGADQGSARAGFSEHQTGLAVDVVACDESCGDIDAFGATAQAAWVQEHAWEYGFVVRYENGASDRTGYMPEPWHLRYVGPQLAAAYHEGGYHTLEEFFGLPAAPDYAH is encoded by the coding sequence ATGAGCGGCGCCCACCACCCCCGGCACGCGTCGCGCCCGTCGCGGGTGCTGACCATCGCGCTGCCTGTCGGCCTTGCGGTGACGGCCATCGGCGCATTGTGGGCGATCGCCGACCGGCCGGCAGAAGCGGACACCGCGCTTCCTCCGGTTCCGGTCGTGGCGATGCAACTTCCCGGCGTCGAGGTCGGCGGTGTCGTCGCGGCCGATCCGTGTGCAGATCCGGTCGTCACCGATGCGCTCGCGGCAGGCGACGATGAGGCGACGATCGTTGCGTTCGGCGGAGGCGTTGCCTTCCGCGACGCCGTCGTGGCCGGGAACGCTCCGTGCATCACGCTGAGCGATCCAGCCCGAACGTGGTTGGTCGTGAACAAGACCCGACCGCTGGCGCCTCTGGATTTCGAGCCGTCGGGCCTCGATACGGTCGATCTCGTGTCGACGACGTCATCCGATCGCCTGCGAACCGATGCGCGGAACGGGTTGAGCGCGCTCGCCCGAGCGGCCGATGTCTCCGGTGCCGGATCGATCGGGATCAACAACGGCTATCGCTCCTACGACCTGCAGATCTCCACATACTCCGGCTTCGTCGCCGCTGAGGGCGTTCAGGGCGCGGATCAGGGCTCGGCGCGTGCGGGATTCAGTGAGCACCAGACCGGATTGGCCGTGGATGTCGTCGCGTGCGACGAATCCTGTGGTGACATCGACGCTTTCGGCGCCACAGCGCAGGCGGCCTGGGTGCAGGAGCATGCGTGGGAGTACGGATTCGTCGTCCGCTACGAGAATGGCGCGAGCGACAGGACCGGGTACATGCCGGAGCCGTGGCACCTGCGCTATGTGGGCCCGCAGCTCGCCGCCGCCTACCATGAGGGCGGCTATCACACGCTCGAGGAGTTCTTCGGGCTGCCGGCCGCACCCGACTACGCGCACTGA
- a CDS encoding acyl-CoA dehydrogenase family protein, which yields MERDIYEEDHEAFRDLVKDFVKRHVSNESIEKWDAAGEIDRETMLAAGEAGIIGLSVPEEFGGAGMLQDYRFRTIVMEEVIASGAGSLAGAFGIQDDLAVPYLVHMGTQEQKEKWLPRMATGEVLGALAMTDPGAGSDLRGIKTNAKKVDGGYVVNGAKTFISSGTTADIVVTFVKTGEGNRPDAFSLLILEKGMDGFDQGKKLSKMGFHGWDTAELSFTDVFVPDENLISGKEGQGFIQLMMNLPLERLSIGVAAAAAAQAATEWTIAYTKDREAFGERIADFQNTRFRLADMVTTTEVMWAYIDQALRAYKDRKLTAEDAAKVKFWATEREWELLDIGVQLHGGYGYIMEYPIARAFTDARVHRIYGGTNEIMRDLVGRQIVGKR from the coding sequence ATGGAACGCGACATCTACGAAGAAGACCACGAGGCATTCCGCGACCTGGTGAAGGACTTCGTCAAGCGCCACGTCAGCAACGAGAGCATCGAGAAGTGGGATGCCGCGGGCGAGATCGACCGCGAGACCATGCTCGCCGCAGGCGAGGCCGGCATCATCGGACTCTCCGTGCCGGAGGAGTTCGGTGGCGCGGGCATGCTGCAGGATTACCGTTTCCGCACGATCGTGATGGAAGAGGTCATCGCATCCGGAGCGGGCTCTCTGGCCGGTGCGTTCGGCATCCAGGACGACCTCGCCGTTCCCTACCTCGTGCACATGGGTACGCAGGAGCAGAAGGAGAAGTGGCTTCCCCGCATGGCCACGGGTGAAGTGCTCGGCGCGCTCGCGATGACCGACCCCGGCGCGGGCTCCGACCTCCGCGGCATCAAGACCAACGCCAAGAAGGTCGACGGCGGCTACGTCGTCAACGGCGCGAAGACGTTCATCTCCTCCGGAACGACGGCCGACATCGTCGTCACCTTCGTGAAGACCGGGGAGGGGAACCGCCCCGACGCGTTCAGCCTGCTCATCCTCGAGAAGGGGATGGACGGCTTCGACCAGGGCAAGAAGCTCAGCAAAATGGGCTTCCACGGGTGGGACACCGCCGAACTCAGCTTCACCGACGTGTTCGTCCCCGATGAGAACCTGATCAGCGGCAAGGAGGGCCAGGGCTTCATCCAGCTGATGATGAACCTGCCGCTCGAGCGCCTCTCGATCGGTGTCGCCGCCGCTGCCGCTGCGCAGGCCGCCACCGAATGGACGATCGCCTACACGAAGGACCGCGAGGCCTTCGGCGAGCGGATCGCCGACTTCCAGAACACGCGGTTCCGCCTCGCCGACATGGTCACCACGACCGAGGTGATGTGGGCGTACATCGACCAGGCGCTGCGGGCGTACAAGGACAGGAAGCTCACTGCCGAGGACGCTGCGAAGGTCAAGTTCTGGGCGACCGAGCGCGAGTGGGAGCTGCTCGACATCGGCGTGCAGCTGCACGGCGGTTACGGCTACATCATGGAGTACCCGATCGCCCGCGCCTTCACCGACGCCCGCGTGCACCGCATCTACGGCGGCACGAACGAGATCATGCGCGACCTCGTCGGCCGTCAGATCGTCGGCAAGCGCTGA
- a CDS encoding glycosyltransferase family 2 protein encodes MFIFLLQLRNMLGGYPELYLFVVYSALIWGLWLTKLLISQRYRPFTAPHEVGTSVIIPVVDEPLDLFRDVLGRIVDQGPDEIIVVINGARNLGLEEVCTEFAPKVRWVHTTIAGKRNAVKVGVEMSSYEISVLVDSDTVWTPGALEELVKPFGDERVGGVTTRQRILEPERRWMTRWADWLENTRSLYSMPAQSVLGQVGCLPGRTIAFRREILVRVMDRFMTERFMGVFLEVSDDRTLTNLTLKEGYRTVYQHTSLVYTDAPTEMKKLFKQQLRWARGSQYNTLRMLPWMLAHAPMLAVFMLMDIVLPFLLAGVMAGWIYRVAVGQGHNFYEAILAEFGVGSGLIWVVGLIVVSSVLSMAIRQLRHLAERPGDFLRLPVFILASTFFLMPVRLIGFFRMGHVAGWGTRAGAYVGGQDEADPQKDTDLESERMFQELSDLSAPDAPPGPRRASPDQSGAPAAVLVDQVAPAPLRRATARAAAPAVERRRLNPKAAWPYVLGFTIFGMEAMFIVLGTA; translated from the coding sequence TTGTTCATCTTTCTGCTGCAACTGAGGAACATGCTCGGCGGGTATCCCGAGCTGTATCTCTTCGTCGTCTACTCCGCATTGATCTGGGGTCTCTGGCTGACAAAGCTGCTCATCAGCCAGCGCTATCGCCCTTTCACCGCGCCGCATGAAGTCGGCACCAGCGTGATCATCCCCGTCGTGGACGAACCGCTCGACTTGTTCCGGGACGTCCTCGGCAGGATCGTCGATCAGGGACCGGACGAGATCATCGTCGTCATCAACGGGGCGCGCAACCTCGGCCTCGAAGAGGTCTGCACGGAGTTCGCTCCCAAGGTGCGCTGGGTGCATACGACCATCGCCGGCAAACGAAACGCCGTGAAGGTCGGAGTGGAGATGTCGAGTTACGAGATCTCGGTGCTCGTCGACTCCGACACCGTCTGGACGCCAGGCGCACTGGAAGAACTCGTCAAGCCCTTCGGCGACGAAAGAGTGGGCGGCGTCACGACGCGTCAGCGCATCCTCGAGCCGGAGCGCCGCTGGATGACGCGTTGGGCGGACTGGCTCGAGAACACCCGATCCCTGTACTCGATGCCGGCGCAGAGCGTGCTCGGACAGGTCGGGTGCCTTCCGGGTCGGACCATCGCCTTCCGCCGGGAGATCCTCGTTCGCGTCATGGATCGCTTCATGACGGAGAGGTTCATGGGTGTCTTCCTGGAGGTCTCGGACGATCGGACGCTCACGAACCTCACTCTCAAGGAGGGGTACCGCACCGTCTACCAGCACACCAGCCTGGTCTACACGGATGCTCCGACCGAGATGAAGAAGCTCTTCAAACAGCAACTGCGGTGGGCGCGGGGAAGTCAGTACAACACCCTGCGGATGCTTCCGTGGATGCTGGCGCACGCTCCCATGCTCGCCGTGTTCATGCTGATGGACATCGTGCTGCCGTTCCTGCTCGCCGGGGTCATGGCGGGATGGATCTACCGCGTCGCGGTCGGACAGGGTCATAACTTCTACGAGGCGATTCTGGCCGAATTCGGGGTCGGCTCAGGATTGATCTGGGTGGTCGGACTCATCGTGGTCTCATCGGTGCTCAGCATGGCGATCCGGCAGCTGCGGCATCTCGCTGAGCGTCCTGGCGACTTCCTGCGTCTGCCGGTCTTCATCCTCGCCTCGACATTCTTCCTCATGCCGGTTCGACTCATCGGATTCTTCCGGATGGGGCACGTCGCCGGCTGGGGGACCAGAGCGGGCGCTTATGTAGGAGGGCAGGACGAAGCCGATCCGCAGAAGGACACCGATCTGGAGAGCGAGCGGATGTTCCAGGAGCTCAGCGATCTCTCTGCCCCGGACGCGCCTCCCGGACCTCGGCGCGCGAGTCCTGATCAATCGGGTGCTCCCGCAGCAGTGCTGGTCGATCAGGTCGCCCCCGCTCCTCTGCGTCGTGCCACCGCACGCGCAGCAGCCCCGGCCGTCGAGCGCCGCCGGCTGAACCCCAAAGCAGCCTGGCCATACGTTCTGGGCTTCACGATCTTCGGAATGGAGGCGATGTTCATTGTCCTCGGCACCGCGTAG